The following coding sequences are from one Melospiza melodia melodia isolate bMelMel2 chromosome 2, bMelMel2.pri, whole genome shotgun sequence window:
- the ST6GAL2 gene encoding beta-galactoside alpha-2,6-sialyltransferase 2 isoform X2 — protein MKPNLKQWKQLMLFGIFAWGLLFLVIFIYFTDSNTAEPVPSSFSYIETKRLLPLQGKQRVIMGAIHDPSFSETIDGNEVLLNEDLLGTFKSGTANSKKWTVLEEDFRNEDEFFPPQLGRKSKSAFYQVNDDYLFAAGQPQSHNRLQEIEKFISADVNNPKGNVLQSNWSHQRRTRRRSTKHRRGQMLNESDDWDGLYSTMSKSFLYKLWKGDVSSKMLNPRLQKAMKDYLSTNKHGVWFKGKRNSKLTGDQLFCELKERVNVKTIDGKEAPFSTLGWEKHVPQIPLVKLYAHGFGSCAVVMSAGAILNSSLGDEIDSHDAVLRFNSAPTRGYEKDVGNKTTMRIINSQILTNPNHHFVDSSLYKDVILVAWDPAPYSANLNVWYKKPDYDLFTPYVQHRRKNPTQPFYILHPKFIWQLWDIIQENTKEKIQPNPPSSGFIGILIMMSMCNEVHVYEYIPSVRQTDLCHYHELYYDAACTLGAYHPLLYEKLLVQRMNKGLQDDLYRKGKVILPGFKAVKCPKRNNFPHFWK, from the exons ATGAAACCTAACTTGAAGCAATGGAAACAACTCATGCTTTTTGGTATCTTTGCATGGGGCCTGCTTTTCTTGGTGATATTCATCTATTTTACAGATAGCAACACTGCTGAACCAGTTCCAAGTTCCTTTTCTTACATTGAAACCAAGAGACTTCTGCCCCTTCAGGGCAAGCAGAGAGTTATCATGGGAGCCATTCATGACCCATCATTCTCTGAAACCATTGATGGGAACGAGGTACTTCTTAATGAAGATCTCCTAGGTACTTTTAAATCTGGGACTGCAAATTCTAAGAAATGGACTGTATTGGAAGAGGACTTTAGAAATGAAGATGAGTTTTTTCCACCCCAGTTAGGAAGAAAATCAAAAAGTGCTTTCTATCAAGTGAATGATGATTATTTATTTGCTGCTGGTCAGCCTCAGTCACACAACCGCCTTCAAGAGATAGAAAAATTCATTTCGGCTGATGTGAATAATCCAAAAGGAAATGTTTTACAGAGCAACTGGAGCCATCAGAGAAGAACGAGGAGAAGGAGCACAAAGCATAGGAGAGGCCAGATGCTTAATGAATCTGATGACTGGGATGGGCTGTATTCCACAATGTCGAAATCCTTTCTTTACAAGCTTTGGAAAGGGGATGTCTCTTCCAAGATGCTAAACCCTCGACTGCAGAAGGCGATGAAAGATTATTTGAGTACCAATAAGCATGGGGTGTGGTTCAAGGGGAAGCGAAACTCCAAGTTGACAGGAGACCAGCTATTCTGTGAGCTAAAAGAAAGAGTGAATGTGAAAACAATAGATGGCAAGGAGGCTCCCTTCTCCACTCTTGGATGGGAAAAGCACGTTCCCCAAATTCCACTGGTCAAATTATATGCACATGGCTTTGGGAGTTGTGCAGTAGTTATGTCTGCTGGTGCAATACTGAACTCCTCTCTGGGGGACGAAATAG ATTCTCATGATGCTGTTTTAAGATTTAATTCTGCTCCAACACGTGGCTATGAAAAAGATGTTGGCAATAAAACAACCATGCGGATCATTAATTCTCAG ATTCTCACCAATCCCAACCATCACTTTGTCGACAGCTCCTTGTATAAAGATGTTATTTTAGTAGCCTGGGATCCTGCTCCCTACTCTGCAAATCTGAATGTG TGGTATAAGAAACCAGACTACGATCTGTTCACTCCCTACGTACAGCATCGCAGGAAGAATCCAACCCAGCCATTCTACATCCTCCATCCAAAGTTTATATGGCAGCTCTGGGACATCATTCAGGAGAACACTAAAGAGAAGATACAGCCCAACCCTCCTTCTTCAGGGTTTATTG GTATCCTCATCATGATGTCCATGTGCAATGAAGTGCATGTGTACGAGTACATCCCTTCGGTGCGACAGACCGACCTGTGCCACTACCATGAACTCTACTACGATGCAGCTTGCACCTTAGGGGCCTACCATCCCCTGCTCTACGagaagctgctggtgcagagGATGAACAAAGGTTTGCAGGATGATCTGTATCGGAAGGGGAAAGTCATTTTGCCAGGGTTCAAAGCTGTCAAGTGCCCCAAACGAAATAATTTCCCACACTTCTGGAAGTAA
- the ST6GAL2 gene encoding beta-galactoside alpha-2,6-sialyltransferase 2 isoform X1, with protein MKLSRSGVCIQVSFSFTNTSRRRGGGKGIAMKPNLKQWKQLMLFGIFAWGLLFLVIFIYFTDSNTAEPVPSSFSYIETKRLLPLQGKQRVIMGAIHDPSFSETIDGNEVLLNEDLLGTFKSGTANSKKWTVLEEDFRNEDEFFPPQLGRKSKSAFYQVNDDYLFAAGQPQSHNRLQEIEKFISADVNNPKGNVLQSNWSHQRRTRRRSTKHRRGQMLNESDDWDGLYSTMSKSFLYKLWKGDVSSKMLNPRLQKAMKDYLSTNKHGVWFKGKRNSKLTGDQLFCELKERVNVKTIDGKEAPFSTLGWEKHVPQIPLVKLYAHGFGSCAVVMSAGAILNSSLGDEIDSHDAVLRFNSAPTRGYEKDVGNKTTMRIINSQILTNPNHHFVDSSLYKDVILVAWDPAPYSANLNVWYKKPDYDLFTPYVQHRRKNPTQPFYILHPKFIWQLWDIIQENTKEKIQPNPPSSGFIGILIMMSMCNEVHVYEYIPSVRQTDLCHYHELYYDAACTLGAYHPLLYEKLLVQRMNKGLQDDLYRKGKVILPGFKAVKCPKRNNFPHFWK; from the exons GTTTCATTTTCCTTCACCAATACTTCAAGGCGCAGAGGAGGTGGTAAAGGCATTGCCATGAAACCTAACTTGAAGCAATGGAAACAACTCATGCTTTTTGGTATCTTTGCATGGGGCCTGCTTTTCTTGGTGATATTCATCTATTTTACAGATAGCAACACTGCTGAACCAGTTCCAAGTTCCTTTTCTTACATTGAAACCAAGAGACTTCTGCCCCTTCAGGGCAAGCAGAGAGTTATCATGGGAGCCATTCATGACCCATCATTCTCTGAAACCATTGATGGGAACGAGGTACTTCTTAATGAAGATCTCCTAGGTACTTTTAAATCTGGGACTGCAAATTCTAAGAAATGGACTGTATTGGAAGAGGACTTTAGAAATGAAGATGAGTTTTTTCCACCCCAGTTAGGAAGAAAATCAAAAAGTGCTTTCTATCAAGTGAATGATGATTATTTATTTGCTGCTGGTCAGCCTCAGTCACACAACCGCCTTCAAGAGATAGAAAAATTCATTTCGGCTGATGTGAATAATCCAAAAGGAAATGTTTTACAGAGCAACTGGAGCCATCAGAGAAGAACGAGGAGAAGGAGCACAAAGCATAGGAGAGGCCAGATGCTTAATGAATCTGATGACTGGGATGGGCTGTATTCCACAATGTCGAAATCCTTTCTTTACAAGCTTTGGAAAGGGGATGTCTCTTCCAAGATGCTAAACCCTCGACTGCAGAAGGCGATGAAAGATTATTTGAGTACCAATAAGCATGGGGTGTGGTTCAAGGGGAAGCGAAACTCCAAGTTGACAGGAGACCAGCTATTCTGTGAGCTAAAAGAAAGAGTGAATGTGAAAACAATAGATGGCAAGGAGGCTCCCTTCTCCACTCTTGGATGGGAAAAGCACGTTCCCCAAATTCCACTGGTCAAATTATATGCACATGGCTTTGGGAGTTGTGCAGTAGTTATGTCTGCTGGTGCAATACTGAACTCCTCTCTGGGGGACGAAATAG ATTCTCATGATGCTGTTTTAAGATTTAATTCTGCTCCAACACGTGGCTATGAAAAAGATGTTGGCAATAAAACAACCATGCGGATCATTAATTCTCAG ATTCTCACCAATCCCAACCATCACTTTGTCGACAGCTCCTTGTATAAAGATGTTATTTTAGTAGCCTGGGATCCTGCTCCCTACTCTGCAAATCTGAATGTG TGGTATAAGAAACCAGACTACGATCTGTTCACTCCCTACGTACAGCATCGCAGGAAGAATCCAACCCAGCCATTCTACATCCTCCATCCAAAGTTTATATGGCAGCTCTGGGACATCATTCAGGAGAACACTAAAGAGAAGATACAGCCCAACCCTCCTTCTTCAGGGTTTATTG GTATCCTCATCATGATGTCCATGTGCAATGAAGTGCATGTGTACGAGTACATCCCTTCGGTGCGACAGACCGACCTGTGCCACTACCATGAACTCTACTACGATGCAGCTTGCACCTTAGGGGCCTACCATCCCCTGCTCTACGagaagctgctggtgcagagGATGAACAAAGGTTTGCAGGATGATCTGTATCGGAAGGGGAAAGTCATTTTGCCAGGGTTCAAAGCTGTCAAGTGCCCCAAACGAAATAATTTCCCACACTTCTGGAAGTAA